Sequence from the Gemmatimonadota bacterium genome:
TGATTGGTATTACACTCAGCAACAACCGGCTTACCGGTCCGATTCCCCCCGAACTCGGCAACCTGCCCTTACTGATCAGCCTGCGGGTTGACGGCAACCGGATTTCCGGATCGATACCCCCCGAACTCGGTCAATTGGGCAGACTCAGGGAACTGTTTCTACAAGAGAATCAGTTGTCCGGCACAGTCCCTTCCGAATTGGGAAACCTGAGCTTGCTTGGAACACTCAACTTAGGTGACAATCCCGGTCTCGCCGGCCCGCTGCCCCTGTCTTTCTCCGCGCTCAACATTGCAAACCTCAATGTCTTCGGCACAGAACTCTGCGCCCCTCCGGACCACGGATTCCAGGAATGGCTAAATAACCTTGCCTTCGGCCGCGTCCCGGATTGCATCAGGTCCGCCGGTCCGGCAATGTATCTGACGCAAGCCGTACAGTCGTTGGACCATCCCGTACCCCTGGTTGCCGGAGAGGACGCACTGCTGCGCGTATTCCTGGCGAATGAAGACGACCAGTATCCGAGTTTGCCGCCTGTACGCGCTACTTTTTACCACAACAACACAACCGTGCACGTGGAGGACATACCCGGGGATCCCACACCGCCGCCTGAAGAGGCCGACGAAGGATCGTTGTCGGCTTCCATAAACGCGTCAGTACCGGGGTCGTTGATCATGCCGGAACTGGAATTAGTCGTGGAGATCGACCCTGACGGTGCAAGTTCATCGAACTCGAACATGCCCGTGCGCATACCTCCAACGGGCCGGATGCCGGTCGACGTCAGGGACGTACCCCCCCTTGACCTGACCCTTGTTCCACTGCTTTGGATCGAAAACCCGGACCGGTCGATTCTGTCCGAAATCGAAGGGTTATCGTCCGATGACGAACTGTTCTGGCAGACGCGCAACCTGCTTCCGGTCGGAGACCTCAGTATCTCGATTCGAGATGAGGTGTTTACTTCGGTTGATCCTGTATTCGAAAACTATCCGGCCATTCTGAGCGAGACCCGGGCGATCCATATACTGGATGGTGATCAGGGTCACTACATGGGCGTCTTACGTACAGGAGGGGGGGCGGCGTTCACGGGAGGCAGGACCTTCGTATCGGGTCTCGCTGGATACACGATCGCTCACGAACTGGGACACAACATGAATCTTGGCCATACTCCATGCGGGAGTCCCAATCTGTTTACCGTCGATGCCAGCTATCCTTATGCCGATGGATCCATCGGTGTCTGGGGTTACGATACCCGAAACGACCTTCTTGTACCTCCGGATACGAAGGATCTGATGGGCTATTGCTCACCACAGTGGATCAGCGACTACAGCTTCATAAAGGCCTTGAACTATCGTCATTACATAGAATCGCAACAAATACCAATGGCCCGGCCGAATTCGTCCAGAAGCCTTCTACTGTGGGGGTTCGTGGACGGAAGCGGGGAGATCAGCCTCAAGCCAGCCTTCATGGTCGATGCGCCGGTGTCTTTGCCTGCCGAGACCGGTCCTTATCGCCTGACGGGAAACAGCGCGGCCGGCGGAACCTTGTTCACACTGGACTTCGATACGGTAAAGATAGCAGACGGTGAAGGCGGGGTTTTTGCCTTCACATTGCCGATGGAAGCGGGATGGCTGCCTCGGCTGGAACTTATTACCCTGGAAGGTCCGGAGGGTGCCGTTTCGATCGATCGCAGGACGAGTCAACCCGGCGCGCTGCTGCTGGACAGGGCGACGGGCAGGGTGCGAGGCATTCTCACGGATGGGATCGATTCTACTCGGGATGCGACATATATACGATCATCGCTTCCCGATACCGGTCTTGAGATCGTGATCAGCCGTGGTGTGCCCGATTGAGCCGCAGGGGAATAGTAACGGTACTTGTAATTTACCTATTCCGGCCTGGATCTGCCAATTCGCTATTTCTCCGTTTACTTCGGTTTCTTGTCCAGGGACCTCAGCAGTTTCACGACTTCCGCAGCTTCCTTGCCTCCCTTTCTCGCGTGGGCCATGAGCGAAATCCCGTGGGGACCCGGCTTGTCTTTTTCAGATAGATTGTCGGCAAGAACGGCCTGCACGATGCTCAGTTTCCCCAACATGGCCGCGGCATAGAGGTCGATGCGCGCCCCATGCTGCAGCAGATATTCCGCGATGTCCCTGCGCCCCATATGCGCGGCCGCCCCGAGCCCGGTTTCCCAGTCGCCGCCGCCCCAGTCCCAGCAGGCATTGACCAGTGCAGGTTCTTTGTCCAGCAATGCCTTGACGCTCTCGAAATCGCTGTGGGCGTCGTACACGAAACGATGTACCATTTCCGAATCTAGTGCTGCCTTCTTGGGAGACATATTCAGGTATCCTTTCTGGTTTTGTCGGTTCTGTTCATCATTTCACCCCTCCTTCACCCCTTTCTCACCGCCGCGAACCGCAACCGAATGTAGTCTGCCGTCCATGCGCCGTTCGCATCGCACAGCGCGGGCCGCATAGCTTCCCGGACTTCGTCGAGAAACCCCGGTCGATCCGCAACCGGCACCCGGGACGTGAAACTTTCGGCGAAGGTCTCCAGCCAGCCGCCGATATCTCCGGGCAGCGGGGTGGGCCGGGGGATGAGCGCGATGTACTGCACGTCGAATCCCTGCCGGACCAGCCGTCCCCGGTACTCCTCGTCAGTAGCGAAATACCAGGGATTGATTCCATCCTCCCACAGGCCGCGTCGTTTCAACGCCTCAGTGAGTGCCTGTACGATGGTGTCCACGCACCCGTGCCCGCCGCATTCCGCCACGAATCGTCCGCCGGGCTTGAGCGCGCGGCGTACGCCCGCGATCACCTCGTCGGGATGGCCCATCCAGTGCAGGGCAGCGTTGCTGAACACCGCGTCGAATTCACCTTCGAAGTCCAGCGCGTGCCCGTCCGTGACGTGGGCTTCGAGACCCAGCTTCCGCGCCGCCTCGATCTGCTCCGCGCTGCTGTCCACGCCGACGACCCTGCAACCCATGTCGACCAGTTTCGCCGTCAGCGCCCCGTCGCCACATCCCAGGTCCAGTATGCGTTCGCCGGGTTGGGGATCCAGCAACTCGACCACCGGCATACCCAGGTCGGCCACGAACCGGGCGTTTCGGGCGTAGCGTTCCGGGTCCCAGGATTGTGCAGGTTTCATCGGCCCTTCCATCCGGTCCTCCATTGCTCACTCACTGCGCAGCACTTCCGCGGGATTGGCCAGCGCGGCCCTGGTCACGTGATAGCCGATGGTGGCCACCGAAATCAACAGCGCGGCGCCGGCGGAAGCAAAGAAAATCCCCCACCCCATCTCGATCCGGTAGGCGAAGTTATCCAGCCAGCGCCCCATAATCAGCCAGGCCGCCGGCCAGGCAACGATGTTGGCCACAAGCACGAGCACGACGAATTCGGCGGACAGCATGCCGAGCAGACGGCGCACGGAAGCGCCCAGTGCCTTTCGAACGCCGATCTCCCGAGTGCGCCGCTCGGCCGTAAACGAAACCAGGGCGACGAGACCCAGGCCGGTCAGGAAAACCGCCACCAGGGCGAACACGCCGAAGAAGTAGCCGATACGCATTTCGTTTCGGTACTGGCGGCCGATGTCTTCAACGAGAAATGTAAAGGCAAAAGGGAAATCGGGGAAGAAATCCGACCATGCCGCTTCGATGTTATCCAGGGTGCTCCTGATATCCTCCGGCCGGATCCGGACCACCAGGTGCAGGCCGGTGCCGTGAAAGAGCACCAGCGGTTCGATTTCCAGGTGCAGGGTCCGAAAGTGGAAGTCCCGGACCACGCCGATCACCGTGTGCGTGTATCCACTGGCGAACCGGATCTGCTGCCCGACGGCCTCTTCGGGCGTCTCCCAGCCCAGGACGCGCACCGCCGCCTCGTTGATCACGATGTGCTTCCACTCCGTGTCGTTTCTGAAAGCCCCGCGATGGGACCGGCCCGCGAGCAGTTCCATGCCCATCGTCTCCACGAAGTCCACGGCGGCCTGGAA
This genomic interval carries:
- a CDS encoding class I SAM-dependent methyltransferase; the protein is MKPAQSWDPERYARNARFVADLGMPVVELLDPQPGERILDLGCGDGALTAKLVDMGCRVVGVDSSAEQIEAARKLGLEAHVTDGHALDFEGEFDAVFSNAALHWMGHPDEVIAGVRRALKPGGRFVAECGGHGCVDTIVQALTEALKRRGLWEDGINPWYFATDEEYRGRLVRQGFDVQYIALIPRPTPLPGDIGGWLETFAESFTSRVPVADRPGFLDEVREAMRPALCDANGAWTADYIRLRFAAVRKG
- a CDS encoding ankyrin repeat domain-containing protein; this translates as MSPKKAALDSEMVHRFVYDAHSDFESVKALLDKEPALVNACWDWGGGDWETGLGAAAHMGRRDIAEYLLQHGARIDLYAAAMLGKLSIVQAVLADNLSEKDKPGPHGISLMAHARKGGKEAAEVVKLLRSLDKKPK